A single Dechloromonas denitrificans DNA region contains:
- a CDS encoding sugar-transfer associated ATP-grasp domain-containing protein: MSKLRKLFAYSGLVRAQTGKSRRQQILEILELFRGRHKLGIEEYYELGVFDDVFFSPEAKAQCLGWRSSVRIDRILNDDYWRATANDKILNYALLVHYGFPVPETLLTYSPSGRRVANERLLRTENELRAYLSADLIFPVFIKPVHGTYGRGTFHLQSALGDSGYLDIRGHTVSREALLSACTNEKYAGMLFQKPLVQHPEVVALVGPTVSCVRLIVALGIDGAPEVVLAFWKIGRQKNVTDNFCMGESGNLLGWVSTDTGEVERVITGLWPTGTERVDHPDTNERLVGVRLPAWSEACSLCCNAAEHFPGLRLQHWDVAFSDRGPVLMELNTEADLGVPQFLGRRAFVTERIDALLSARPRG, translated from the coding sequence ATGAGCAAGCTTAGAAAACTGTTTGCATATTCTGGTTTGGTCCGAGCACAGACGGGAAAGTCCAGACGTCAGCAAATCCTGGAAATCCTCGAGTTATTCCGGGGGCGACACAAGCTTGGCATTGAAGAATATTACGAACTTGGCGTGTTCGATGATGTTTTTTTCTCGCCGGAAGCCAAGGCACAGTGTCTCGGGTGGCGGAGCAGCGTAAGGATCGATCGTATTCTCAATGATGACTACTGGCGGGCAACGGCCAATGACAAAATTCTTAATTATGCGTTGCTGGTGCATTACGGGTTTCCGGTTCCCGAAACATTACTTACCTACTCGCCATCCGGAAGAAGGGTTGCCAATGAACGCCTTCTTCGCACCGAGAATGAACTCAGGGCATATTTGTCGGCAGACTTGATTTTTCCGGTATTTATCAAACCGGTTCATGGTACCTACGGGCGAGGCACGTTTCATTTGCAGAGTGCTCTAGGCGATAGCGGATACCTCGACATTAGGGGACACACCGTCAGTCGGGAAGCGTTGCTGAGTGCATGCACGAACGAAAAGTATGCCGGAATGCTCTTTCAGAAACCTCTAGTTCAGCATCCGGAAGTTGTTGCACTGGTCGGCCCGACGGTGAGTTGCGTTCGCCTCATTGTTGCGCTTGGTATTGATGGTGCCCCGGAAGTCGTCCTGGCGTTCTGGAAAATCGGTCGGCAAAAAAACGTCACGGACAACTTTTGCATGGGGGAGAGCGGGAATCTTCTCGGCTGGGTTAGCACCGATACGGGAGAAGTCGAGCGGGTCATAACCGGTCTGTGGCCAACCGGTACCGAACGTGTCGATCATCCAGACACCAATGAACGCCTTGTCGGGGTGCGCCTACCCGCTTGGTCCGAGGCGTGTTCATTGTGCTGCAACGCAGCTGAACATTTTCCCGGCTTGAGATTGCAGCATTGGGATGTTGCTTTCTCCGATCGAGGGCCGGTCCTCATGGAACTCAACACCGAGGCAGATCTGGGGGTTCCGCAATTTCTCGGACGCCGGGCTTTCGTCACTGAGCGGATCGATGCCTTGCTGTCAGCGCGGCCGCGAGGCTAG
- a CDS encoding acyl-CoA ligase (AMP-forming), exosortase A system-associated: MSDTTLLHELIARSAARSPGTTALIAGKSSLSYGELHDLVGRFSSGLIHLGIQRGERVAIYLEKRFETVIASFGAPAAGGVFVPLNPLLKAEQVGYILRDCNVRVLVTSPERLALLQETLPACHDLRHVVVLDSPESVPALGALNICRWGELLAQTPATGHRVIDTDMLGILYTSGSTGKPKGVVLSHRNMVAGAKSVASYLGNHADDTLLAALPLSFDAGFSQLTTAFHVGARVVLLNYLLPRDVIKAIEREKVTGLTAVPPLYIQLTQLPWPESITEHLRYFANTGGRMPRETLDALRRHLPKSKPFLMYGLTEAFRSTYLPPAEVDRRPDSIGKAIPNAEILVLREDGSPCAPNEPGELVHRGALVGMGYWNDPEKTAERYKPLPVHAPGREAGLVLPEIAVFSGDTVRMDEEGFLYFIGRRDEMMKTSGYRVSPTEVEEILYATKLVGECVAFGVDDERLGQAIQVIATPPVNSELDVTALLAECRARMPAYMVPAGIEVRSGPLPRNPNGKIDRKTLSTEWGDKNAV; the protein is encoded by the coding sequence ATGTCCGATACCACCTTGCTTCATGAATTAATTGCCCGCTCCGCCGCACGCTCGCCAGGCACAACTGCCTTGATAGCTGGCAAGAGTTCCCTGTCTTATGGAGAATTGCATGATCTGGTTGGGCGATTTTCATCGGGACTGATACACCTTGGAATTCAGCGCGGCGAGCGCGTCGCCATCTATCTCGAGAAGCGTTTCGAGACGGTGATCGCCAGTTTCGGTGCTCCGGCTGCTGGCGGGGTTTTCGTACCACTGAATCCACTGCTGAAAGCCGAACAGGTTGGCTACATCCTGCGCGACTGTAATGTCCGCGTGCTCGTCACCTCCCCGGAACGCCTGGCTCTGCTGCAGGAAACACTGCCCGCCTGTCACGATCTGCGTCATGTCGTAGTTCTTGATTCGCCGGAGAGCGTACCGGCATTGGGCGCGTTAAACATCTGTCGCTGGGGCGAGTTACTCGCTCAGACACCCGCCACCGGCCACCGCGTCATCGACACGGACATGCTTGGCATCCTTTACACCTCAGGCAGCACCGGCAAGCCGAAGGGGGTTGTGCTCTCCCATCGCAACATGGTGGCCGGTGCCAAGAGCGTGGCTAGCTATCTGGGCAATCACGCCGACGATACGCTGCTGGCCGCTCTGCCGCTGTCGTTCGATGCCGGGTTCAGCCAATTGACCACGGCTTTTCATGTCGGCGCCCGAGTCGTGCTGCTGAATTACCTACTGCCACGCGACGTCATCAAGGCTATCGAACGGGAAAAAGTAACCGGACTGACTGCCGTGCCACCCCTTTATATTCAGCTCACGCAACTACCCTGGCCGGAATCGATCACCGAGCATCTGCGCTACTTCGCCAATACCGGCGGCCGCATGCCGCGCGAAACGCTGGATGCCTTGCGCCGCCATCTGCCGAAATCGAAGCCTTTCCTAATGTACGGATTGACCGAAGCTTTCCGTTCCACCTACCTGCCGCCGGCCGAAGTCGATCGACGCCCGGATTCGATAGGCAAGGCCATACCCAACGCCGAAATTCTTGTGCTGCGCGAGGATGGCTCGCCGTGCGCGCCCAACGAACCGGGTGAACTGGTGCATCGCGGGGCGCTGGTCGGCATGGGTTACTGGAACGATCCGGAGAAAACTGCGGAGCGTTACAAACCCCTGCCGGTGCATGCTCCGGGGCGCGAGGCGGGGCTCGTTCTCCCTGAAATCGCCGTCTTCTCCGGCGACACGGTACGAATGGATGAGGAAGGTTTCCTTTACTTCATCGGCCGCCGCGATGAAATGATGAAGACCTCCGGCTATCGAGTCAGCCCGACCGAGGTCGAGGAAATCCTCTACGCGACCAAACTGGTCGGCGAATGTGTTGCCTTTGGCGTCGACGACGAGCGGCTCGGCCAGGCCATTCAGGTAATAGCCACGCCGCCCGTCAATTCAGAACTCGATGTCACTGCCCTGCTCGCCGAGTGCCGTGCCCGCATGCCGGCCTACATGGTTCCGGCCGGCATCGAGGTGCGTAGCGGCCCGCTGCCGCGCAATCCGAACGGCAAGATAGACAGGAAGACGCTGTCGACCGAATGGGGCGACAAGAACGCGGTTTAA
- a CDS encoding glycosyltransferase, which translates to MKMTVSQDTSSSQNRKIGVIALVPDNWHGIWMPRHHVVGRLARQFEVIWVEPAKGWRDYWLSPAPAKPNIQSISPDEFGLTLYSPGRWLPELYRPKWLAQWIKKQRLVQAERTLRNRGCTDIVLYLWRPEFDWSLDAIHADLTCYHIDDEYRFSTEDLPNDPREIALIKRVDQVIIHSRKLLEKKGSFNSQTMHVPNGVDYSAYATPVAEPADISAIPHPRMGYVGVIKSQLDLALLRQLATQRPEWSFVLVGPQGYVGGKETILEELGNLPNVHFMGNRQLAELPAYMQAMDVCLMCYEVCDYTHFIYPLKLNEYLATGRPVVCSPIDSVTPLGKIVGIAENLQEWDSALNNALSADKNTAEAVSARQQQALLHDWDYLVDQIADQFRRRLDMEKNHHGQH; encoded by the coding sequence ATGAAAATGACAGTCAGCCAAGACACCTCAAGTTCCCAAAACCGGAAAATCGGCGTCATTGCCTTGGTTCCAGATAACTGGCATGGAATCTGGATGCCGAGACACCACGTCGTTGGTCGCCTCGCTCGACAATTCGAGGTTATCTGGGTCGAGCCAGCCAAAGGCTGGCGTGACTACTGGCTTTCGCCCGCCCCCGCCAAACCCAATATCCAGTCAATCTCTCCGGATGAGTTCGGGCTGACACTCTATAGTCCCGGTCGTTGGCTACCCGAACTCTACCGCCCGAAATGGCTAGCGCAATGGATCAAAAAGCAGCGACTCGTTCAGGCCGAACGTACCCTCCGAAACCGGGGCTGTACCGATATCGTGCTGTACCTCTGGCGCCCTGAATTCGATTGGTCTCTGGATGCCATTCATGCCGATTTGACCTGCTATCACATCGATGACGAATATCGTTTCTCGACTGAGGATCTGCCCAATGACCCGCGGGAAATTGCCCTAATCAAGCGGGTCGATCAGGTAATCATTCATTCCCGAAAACTGCTGGAGAAGAAAGGCAGTTTCAATTCGCAGACGATGCATGTTCCCAATGGCGTCGATTATTCGGCATACGCGACCCCTGTAGCCGAGCCAGCAGACATTTCCGCCATCCCCCATCCACGCATGGGTTATGTCGGCGTGATCAAATCGCAGCTTGATCTGGCGCTTCTTCGACAACTGGCAACACAACGCCCTGAATGGTCGTTCGTACTGGTTGGGCCGCAGGGTTACGTCGGAGGGAAGGAGACGATCCTTGAAGAGCTAGGCAATTTGCCCAACGTCCACTTCATGGGAAACCGCCAGCTCGCCGAACTGCCAGCCTACATGCAGGCAATGGATGTCTGTCTGATGTGCTACGAAGTCTGCGATTACACCCATTTCATCTACCCCCTGAAACTGAACGAATATCTGGCAACCGGACGGCCAGTCGTGTGCTCTCCGATCGATTCGGTGACGCCACTGGGAAAGATTGTCGGCATTGCCGAAAACCTTCAGGAATGGGATAGCGCGCTGAACAATGCGCTATCGGCGGATAAAAATACTGCCGAAGCTGTCAGTGCACGTCAGCAGCAGGCATTGCTGCACGACTGGGATTACTTGGTTGATCAAATTGCCGACCAATTCCGCCGTCGCCTCGACATGGAGAAAAATCATCATGGACAACACTAG
- a CDS encoding UDP-glucuronic acid decarboxylase family protein: MDNTRVLVTGGSGFLGSHLCERLLNDGCEVLCVDNFFTGRRSNISHLLTHPRFELMRHDVTFPLYVEVDQIYNLACPASPVHYQHDPVQTTKTSVHGAINMLGLAKRLRAKILQASTSEVYGDPDIHPQPEGYWGHVNPIGPRSCYDEGKRCAETLFFDYFRQHRLRIKVVRIFNTYGPRMHPNDGRVVSNFIVQALSGQPITIYGDGSQTRSFCYVDDLIEALVRMMNTGDDFTGPVNVGNPDEYSMLQLAREIIRLTGSRSEIVFKQLPTDDPKQRQPDIALAREKLGWQASTSLQDGLEKTIGYFAERIESLNQTPNAIN; the protein is encoded by the coding sequence ATGGACAACACTAGAGTACTGGTTACCGGTGGTTCAGGTTTTCTCGGCTCGCATCTTTGCGAGCGGCTGTTGAATGATGGCTGTGAAGTGCTATGTGTCGATAATTTCTTTACCGGTCGGCGGAGCAACATCAGCCACCTGCTGACACATCCGCGTTTTGAACTGATGCGCCACGATGTGACTTTTCCGCTCTACGTCGAGGTCGATCAGATCTACAACCTGGCCTGCCCGGCATCGCCTGTGCACTACCAGCATGATCCGGTGCAGACAACAAAGACCAGCGTTCATGGCGCTATCAACATGCTTGGGCTTGCCAAGCGTCTCAGGGCCAAGATTCTGCAGGCCTCGACCAGTGAAGTCTATGGCGATCCGGATATCCATCCGCAACCTGAAGGCTACTGGGGCCACGTAAACCCGATTGGTCCGCGCAGTTGTTACGACGAAGGCAAGCGTTGTGCCGAGACCCTGTTCTTTGACTACTTCCGCCAACACCGGCTGCGCATCAAGGTTGTGCGAATTTTCAATACCTATGGTCCGCGCATGCACCCCAATGATGGTCGGGTGGTCAGCAACTTCATTGTCCAGGCCCTTAGCGGTCAGCCAATCACCATCTACGGAGACGGATCCCAGACACGATCGTTCTGTTATGTCGACGATCTCATTGAAGCCCTCGTTCGCATGATGAATACCGGGGATGATTTCACCGGCCCGGTGAATGTGGGCAATCCGGACGAGTACAGCATGCTTCAACTGGCCCGCGAAATAATTCGCCTGACCGGCAGTCGTTCGGAAATCGTTTTCAAACAACTGCCGACCGACGATCCAAAGCAACGCCAACCGGATATCGCCCTGGCCCGGGAAAAGCTCGGTTGGCAAGCCAGCACGTCCTTACAGGATGGCCTGGAGAAAACCATTGGCTACTTTGCCGAACGTATTGAGTCCTTGAACCAAACACCAAACGCTATCAATTGA
- a CDS encoding pyridoxal-dependent decarboxylase, exosortase A system-associated, with protein MTAIPPRPLPIHAPMPQFAVAAGQLLVGGLPLEQLAARVGQTPFYAYDRGLLKTRVGELRAALPASVKLHYAMKANPLPALVGFMAGLVDGIDVASAGELKVALDAGANPHEVSFAGPGKRRGELRQAVAAGVLINLESFREVGELAAIADELQRPARIAVRVNPDFELKGSGMKMGGGPKQFGVDAEQVPELLAEIGKAGLQFEGFHLFAGSQNLKAEAICEAQQKSYDLALRLAADAPSPVRFLNLGGGFGIPYFPGEQRLDLQAVGDNLARLAARAEVDMPEAELVIELGRYLVGEAGIYVTQIVDRKISRGQTYLVVDGGLNHHLSVSGNFGQVIRKNYPVAIGNRMNGVAKESVSVVGPLCTPLDLLAERMELPVAQPGDLVVIYQSGAYGASASPQGFLGHPEVIEVLV; from the coding sequence ATGACCGCTATCCCGCCCCGCCCTCTCCCGATTCACGCGCCCATGCCGCAGTTTGCCGTCGCCGCCGGCCAGTTGCTGGTCGGCGGACTGCCGCTGGAACAGCTTGCCGCCCGGGTCGGCCAGACGCCGTTTTATGCGTACGACCGCGGGTTGCTGAAGACGCGCGTTGGCGAATTGCGTGCCGCCCTGCCCGCTTCGGTCAAACTGCATTACGCCATGAAGGCCAACCCGCTGCCGGCGCTGGTCGGCTTCATGGCCGGGCTGGTTGACGGGATCGATGTAGCTTCGGCTGGCGAATTGAAGGTGGCGCTCGACGCCGGGGCCAATCCGCATGAAGTCAGTTTCGCCGGTCCCGGCAAACGGCGGGGCGAATTGCGCCAGGCCGTGGCGGCCGGCGTGCTGATCAACCTCGAATCGTTCCGCGAGGTTGGCGAACTGGCGGCCATTGCCGACGAGCTGCAGCGCCCGGCGCGCATCGCGGTACGGGTCAATCCGGACTTCGAGCTGAAGGGCTCGGGGATGAAAATGGGCGGCGGCCCGAAGCAGTTTGGCGTCGATGCCGAACAAGTGCCGGAACTGCTGGCGGAGATCGGCAAGGCCGGCTTGCAGTTCGAGGGCTTTCACCTGTTTGCCGGCTCGCAGAATCTGAAAGCCGAAGCAATTTGCGAGGCGCAGCAAAAATCCTACGATCTTGCCCTGCGCCTGGCTGCCGACGCCCCGTCGCCGGTCCGTTTCCTCAATCTCGGCGGCGGCTTCGGGATTCCGTACTTCCCCGGCGAACAGCGCCTTGACCTGCAGGCCGTCGGCGATAATCTGGCCCGTCTGGCGGCCCGTGCCGAAGTCGATATGCCCGAGGCGGAACTGGTTATCGAACTGGGGCGCTACCTGGTTGGCGAGGCCGGGATTTACGTCACGCAGATTGTCGACCGCAAGATTTCGCGCGGCCAGACCTATCTCGTCGTCGATGGCGGCCTGAACCACCATCTTTCGGTTTCCGGCAATTTCGGCCAGGTCATTCGCAAGAATTACCCGGTGGCCATCGGCAACCGGATGAACGGGGTCGCCAAGGAAAGCGTCTCGGTGGTCGGTCCGCTCTGTACGCCGCTCGACTTGCTGGCCGAGCGCATGGAACTTCCCGTTGCGCAGCCAGGCGATCTGGTGGTGATCTATCAATCCGGCGCTTACGGTGCCAGCGCCAGCCCGCAAGGCTTTCTCGGGCACCCCGAGGTCATCGAGGTGCTGGTCTGA
- a CDS encoding YecA family protein — MNPTPLSESELDHLEELLEADVFAGEAMRLDEIQAMLCAIVSGPEPVTPAVWLPEALGKGLTSTDDPVVAETLELLMRLNNDIAAALLADDTVSPVLYPIDETCEAYDYAAWADSYVFGAGLGGDWYELAGKHSDDLSELLEPLFMLNGMLKEDVEKSGERWFAPTEEARLVADIQENLPVVVQTLYNFWRNKRVGGTVKHEEPKSGRNDPCPCGSGRKYKQCCGHPDKLN, encoded by the coding sequence ATGAACCCCACCCCCCTCTCCGAAAGCGAACTCGACCATCTGGAAGAGTTGCTCGAAGCCGATGTTTTTGCCGGCGAAGCCATGCGTCTGGACGAAATCCAGGCGATGCTCTGCGCCATCGTCAGCGGCCCGGAACCGGTAACACCCGCCGTCTGGTTGCCGGAAGCCCTGGGCAAGGGGCTGACCAGCACCGACGACCCGGTCGTCGCCGAGACGCTGGAACTGCTGATGCGCCTCAACAACGACATCGCCGCGGCGCTGCTGGCCGACGATACCGTCTCCCCGGTGCTTTATCCGATCGATGAGACGTGCGAAGCCTATGACTACGCCGCCTGGGCGGATTCCTATGTTTTTGGCGCCGGTCTGGGCGGCGACTGGTATGAACTCGCCGGCAAGCATTCCGACGACCTCTCAGAGTTGCTCGAGCCGTTGTTCATGCTGAACGGCATGCTCAAGGAAGATGTCGAAAAAAGCGGCGAACGGTGGTTCGCCCCTACTGAAGAAGCCCGGTTGGTCGCCGATATTCAGGAAAACCTGCCGGTCGTCGTCCAGACGCTCTACAACTTCTGGCGCAACAAGCGGGTGGGCGGGACGGTCAAGCATGAAGAGCCGAAGTCCGGCCGCAACGACCCGTGTCCGTGCGGCAGTGGCCGCAAATACAAGCAGTGCTGCGGCCACCCCGATAAATTGAACTGA